In the genome of Oxalobacter aliiformigenes, one region contains:
- the sdaAA gene encoding L-serine ammonia-lyase, iron-sulfur-dependent, subunit alpha, translating into MAFQSVKQLLERAASENRPLWETILEDDIHSQNLKREDSLNTMRYFWEAMKTSVENYHPDDRSNSGLVGGDGEKVRQANRRGILFGGDFFNEVITEALKVSECNACMKRIVAMPTAGSCGVIPAVLVPLVKERAISDESVIEALYVAAGFGQIIATRSSISGAEGGCQAEVGTASAMAAAAVTHLGGGTGLMCSYACAMALSNLMGLVCDPIAGLVEIPCVQRNVIGAINALSCANMALAGVEHKIPADEVIDAMRAVGDSMSSDLKETARGGLAGTPTARIIVRELIRKNQFHSEH; encoded by the coding sequence ATGGCATTTCAGTCCGTCAAACAGTTGCTTGAACGCGCCGCTTCCGAAAACAGGCCATTATGGGAAACCATTCTGGAAGACGATATCCATTCCCAGAACCTCAAACGGGAAGACTCTTTGAATACCATGCGGTATTTCTGGGAAGCCATGAAAACATCGGTCGAAAACTATCATCCGGATGACCGTTCCAACAGCGGACTGGTCGGCGGAGACGGTGAAAAAGTCCGTCAGGCAAACCGGCGTGGAATTCTTTTCGGTGGAGATTTCTTCAATGAAGTCATTACGGAAGCCCTGAAAGTCAGCGAATGCAACGCCTGCATGAAACGGATTGTCGCCATGCCGACAGCCGGTTCCTGCGGCGTCATACCGGCCGTACTGGTCCCGCTGGTCAAGGAACGCGCCATATCCGATGAATCCGTCATCGAGGCATTGTATGTCGCTGCCGGATTCGGCCAAATCATCGCGACCCGTTCTTCCATTTCCGGAGCGGAAGGCGGTTGCCAGGCCGAAGTGGGAACGGCTTCCGCCATGGCCGCCGCAGCAGTGACCCACCTTGGGGGAGGAACCGGCCTGATGTGTTCCTATGCCTGCGCCATGGCTCTCTCCAATCTGATGGGACTTGTCTGCGACCCCATTGCAGGACTGGTGGAAATCCCCTGCGTCCAGCGCAACGTCATCGGTGCCATCAATGCACTTTCCTGCGCCAACATGGCATTGGCCGGCGTCGAACACAAGATTCCGGCAGATGAGGTGATCGACGCCATGCGCGCTGTCGGCGACTCCATGTCATCCGACCTGAAAGAAACGGCACGTGGCGGACTTGCCGGCACACCGACCGCCCGTATCATCGTCAGGGAACTGATCAGGAAAAACCAGTTTCACTCGGAACACTGA
- the sdaAB gene encoding L-serine ammonia-lyase, iron-sulfur-dependent subunit beta — protein sequence MKLFDIIGPVMIGPSSSHTAGAVKIGLVARKLLGETPVKANIKLHGSFAMTGAGHGTDRAIVAGLLGIRPDDERIPDSFDIAHKEGFSFDIDTTHIPNAHPNSTLLTLEGDHGRKLEIVASSLGGGRILVSRIDGITTNFSGDENTLIVHTHYDRPGHVALVTAALAKQGINIATMQLYRRSKGGQAVMVIECDDPIPPELVEKLTRMEGILKVTYLNQEKK from the coding sequence ATGAAACTGTTCGATATCATCGGTCCGGTCATGATCGGTCCTTCCAGCTCCCATACGGCAGGTGCCGTCAAAATCGGGCTAGTCGCCCGCAAACTGCTGGGCGAAACACCAGTTAAGGCCAACATCAAACTGCATGGCTCGTTTGCCATGACCGGCGCCGGCCACGGTACAGACAGAGCCATTGTCGCCGGCCTTCTGGGAATCCGCCCGGACGACGAACGCATTCCGGACAGTTTCGATATTGCTCACAAAGAAGGATTTTCATTCGATATCGATACCACCCACATTCCCAATGCCCACCCGAACTCCACTTTGCTCACTCTGGAAGGCGATCATGGCAGAAAGCTGGAAATCGTCGCTTCGTCACTGGGGGGCGGCCGCATTCTGGTATCCCGGATCGACGGGATCACCACCAACTTTTCCGGGGATGAAAACACCCTGATCGTCCATACCCATTACGACCGTCCAGGACACGTCGCTCTGGTAACCGCGGCTCTGGCGAAACAGGGTATCAACATCGCCACGATGCAGTTATACCGGCGCTCAAAAGGCGGACAGGCCGTCATGGTGATCGAATGCGACGATCCCATTCCGCCCGAACTGGTGGAAAAACTCACGCGTATGGAAGGCATTCTCAAGGTCACCTACCTCAATCAGGAAAAGAAATAA
- a CDS encoding HPP family protein gives MVLKSYFRKMKGGPRTLTRKPLSEIFWAWVGGFAGILAVWWLNNYMGIQEDANMFLIGSFGASAVLIYGVPMGELSQPRNLVGGHVISALVGVVAYNLFPDHLVLASALAVATAIAAMMVTNTTHPPGGATALIAVIGGASVHRLGLMYAFSPVLIGVLIMLLVAVIVNNFSSNKNRHYPKYWI, from the coding sequence ATGGTACTGAAAAGCTATTTCCGGAAAATGAAAGGGGGGCCGAGAACGCTGACGAGAAAGCCTCTTTCCGAAATCTTTTGGGCATGGGTCGGTGGTTTTGCCGGGATCCTCGCTGTGTGGTGGCTGAACAATTATATGGGTATCCAGGAGGATGCCAATATGTTTCTGATCGGGTCGTTCGGCGCTTCGGCCGTTCTGATTTACGGCGTGCCGATGGGAGAGTTGTCGCAGCCGAGAAACCTGGTCGGCGGTCATGTGATTTCCGCGCTGGTTGGGGTAGTCGCTTATAATCTTTTTCCCGATCATCTGGTGCTGGCGTCCGCACTGGCCGTGGCAACGGCGATCGCTGCCATGATGGTGACGAATACGACCCATCCACCGGGGGGCGCGACGGCACTGATTGCCGTTATCGGCGGAGCGTCCGTTCACAGGCTGGGACTGATGTACGCTTTTTCACCGGTACTGATCGGTGTGCTGATCATGCTTCTGGTTGCCGTAATCGTGAACAATTTTTCTTCCAACAAGAACCGGCATTATCCGAAGTACTGGATATGA
- a CDS encoding amidohydrolase family protein: MPGLETFVLKGNLLYTREPSRLECFPDHYLVCENGCVAGIFPCLPDRYAHVAVEDCGSRLIVPGLTDLHLHAPQYAFRGLGMDLELLDWLDSHTFPEESRYADPVYAERAYRLFVRDLQMSTTTRACIFATIHADATLLLMQLLEETGLVAMVGKVNMDMNSPESYCETTDGSLAETERWIRESLCRYKNVSPILTPRFAPVCSGRLMASLGRLQQKYALPLQSHLSESPGEVAWVKSLFPDCGCYGDVYDRFGLFGSNGPVVMAHCVYSGREERELIRKRGVFIAHCPQSNVNLSSGIAPAKSCLQDGLKVGLGSDIAGGFSLSGFRGISDAIQMSKMHWRLQDPDIKPLSFSEAFYLATKGGGAFFGKVGSFETDYEFDALVLDDAAWPSPSELEPESRLERLVYLGDDRCIRKKYVKGRKIVG; encoded by the coding sequence GTGCCGGGATTGGAAACATTTGTCCTGAAAGGGAATCTGCTTTATACACGGGAGCCGTCCCGTCTCGAATGTTTTCCGGATCATTATCTGGTTTGCGAAAACGGCTGTGTTGCCGGAATATTTCCGTGTTTGCCGGACAGATATGCCCATGTGGCGGTTGAGGATTGCGGAAGTCGTCTGATTGTTCCGGGACTGACCGATCTGCATCTTCATGCGCCGCAATATGCCTTTCGCGGGCTGGGCATGGATCTGGAATTGCTGGACTGGCTTGATAGTCACACTTTTCCCGAAGAATCGCGTTATGCCGATCCGGTTTATGCCGAAAGGGCTTACCGGCTTTTTGTCAGGGATTTGCAAATGTCCACGACGACCCGGGCTTGCATTTTCGCGACGATTCATGCCGATGCCACACTTTTGCTGATGCAGCTGCTGGAAGAAACCGGTCTGGTTGCGATGGTCGGCAAGGTCAATATGGATATGAACAGTCCGGAGAGTTATTGCGAAACGACGGATGGTTCGCTTGCCGAAACTGAACGGTGGATCAGGGAAAGTCTTTGCCGGTACAAAAATGTTTCCCCTATCCTGACGCCACGATTCGCACCGGTATGCAGCGGCAGGTTGATGGCATCGCTGGGAAGACTGCAACAAAAATATGCATTGCCCTTGCAATCGCATCTTTCGGAAAGTCCGGGAGAAGTGGCGTGGGTGAAATCGCTTTTTCCCGATTGCGGATGTTATGGAGATGTCTACGACCGGTTCGGCCTGTTCGGGAGCAACGGGCCGGTGGTCATGGCGCATTGCGTCTATTCCGGCAGAGAAGAGAGAGAACTGATCCGGAAAAGGGGAGTTTTCATTGCACATTGCCCCCAGTCGAACGTCAATTTGTCTTCCGGTATCGCCCCCGCGAAATCCTGTTTGCAGGACGGACTGAAAGTGGGATTGGGCAGCGATATCGCGGGAGGATTTTCGCTTTCCGGTTTCCGCGGTATTTCCGATGCCATACAGATGTCCAAGATGCACTGGCGCTTGCAGGATCCCGATATCAAACCGTTATCCTTTTCCGAGGCGTTTTATTTGGCAACCAAAGGCGGCGGAGCATTTTTCGGGAAGGTCGGCAGTTTTGAAACGGACTACGAGTTCGATGCACTGGTTCTGGATGATGCGGCGTGGCCGTCGCCCTCGGAACTGGAACCTGAAAGCAGGCTGGAGCGGCTGGTTTATCTGGGAGATGACCGCTGTATCCGGAAAAAGTACGTGAAAGGCAGAAAAATAGTCGGATAG
- a CDS encoding copper-translocating P-type ATPase → MNRDNDMDEDRKQQEREDGFPSGREKPVSEAGGHAGKIHDGHGQELRGSLMSGHDMAGMDHMEHMDHMGNLKLKFWVCLVVSVPILLLSPMMGIHFPFRIVFAGSDWVVMALATFLFFYGGKPFFDGATAELKKRKPAMMTLVSMGISVAWFYSLFAFVWDRLDRTTAVHMDFFWELATLILIMLLGHLIEMKAVGDAGDALKKMAELLPSTAHLVSGNGKSVDVAIGNLEIGDRVMVRAGEKIPADGTVVSGSSTVNESMVTGEAKAVPVFAGKKVIGGSINGSGTVTLEVTGTGESGYLAQVMKLVSDARKEKSEMENLSDKVARALFYVALGTGIAAFLVWFGITRDVDTALLRLVTVLIIACPHALGLAIPLVVARLTSLAASNGLLIRNRHAVERAKAIRVAAMDKTGTLTEGDFTVTTVKSLAQGWSDEKVLKVMAALESESGHPLAAGILDSARQKNLTLPEASDVKTIEGVGLSGTVEGRQVGIVTASYLDDRHLPYSENEFRELSHQGNSVSYLLSDDQVVGLVAEGDGIKPDARKTVEALKNMGIEPVMLTGDNEGFARSVAKRVGITDYHASLLPEDKEKVIESYQHGNRPVVMVGDGVNDAPALARADIGIAIGAGTDVAIDSADVILVRSDPYDAVHFLNLANSASRKIVQNLWWGAGYNIVAIPLAAGILAPAGIVLSPAVGAVLMSVSTVIVAINAMTLKMK, encoded by the coding sequence ATGAATAGGGATAACGATATGGACGAAGACAGAAAACAGCAGGAACGGGAGGACGGTTTCCCTTCCGGACGGGAGAAACCAGTGAGTGAAGCGGGCGGGCATGCAGGCAAGATACATGACGGGCATGGACAGGAATTGCGGGGTTCCCTGATGAGCGGTCACGACATGGCCGGCATGGATCACATGGAACATATGGATCATATGGGGAACCTGAAACTGAAATTCTGGGTTTGTCTGGTGGTATCGGTTCCCATCCTGCTGCTTTCTCCCATGATGGGTATACATTTTCCTTTCCGGATCGTCTTCGCAGGATCGGACTGGGTCGTCATGGCTTTGGCCACTTTTCTGTTTTTTTACGGAGGGAAACCTTTTTTCGATGGTGCCACCGCAGAACTGAAGAAACGGAAACCGGCGATGATGACACTGGTTTCCATGGGAATTTCAGTGGCCTGGTTTTACAGTCTGTTTGCGTTTGTCTGGGACAGGCTGGATCGTACGACGGCTGTCCATATGGATTTTTTCTGGGAACTGGCTACGCTGATTCTCATTATGCTGCTGGGACACTTGATCGAGATGAAGGCGGTGGGGGATGCCGGGGATGCCCTGAAAAAAATGGCGGAACTGCTTCCCTCAACGGCACACCTGGTCAGCGGGAACGGCAAGTCGGTCGATGTTGCCATCGGTAATCTCGAAATCGGCGACAGGGTAATGGTCAGGGCAGGTGAAAAAATTCCGGCTGACGGAACGGTCGTCTCGGGGAGCTCGACGGTGAACGAATCGATGGTGACCGGTGAAGCCAAGGCGGTACCTGTTTTTGCAGGAAAAAAGGTAATCGGCGGTTCGATCAATGGCAGCGGAACAGTGACGCTTGAAGTAACCGGAACAGGAGAATCGGGCTATCTGGCACAGGTGATGAAGCTGGTCAGTGATGCCCGGAAAGAAAAATCGGAAATGGAAAATCTGTCGGATAAAGTGGCCAGGGCGCTGTTTTATGTAGCTCTTGGAACGGGGATTGCCGCGTTTCTTGTCTGGTTCGGGATAACACGTGATGTCGATACGGCGCTTTTAAGGCTGGTTACGGTATTGATTATCGCCTGTCCGCATGCACTGGGACTGGCAATTCCGCTGGTTGTCGCCCGTTTAACTTCATTGGCGGCCAGCAATGGTCTCCTGATCCGGAACCGTCATGCTGTTGAACGGGCAAAAGCGATCCGTGTCGCGGCCATGGACAAAACGGGAACCCTGACGGAAGGCGATTTCACTGTGACGACAGTCAAATCGCTGGCCCAAGGCTGGAGTGACGAAAAAGTACTGAAAGTCATGGCTGCGCTGGAGAGTGAATCCGGTCATCCGCTGGCAGCCGGTATTCTCGACAGTGCCCGCCAGAAGAATCTGACATTGCCTGAAGCATCGGATGTCAAAACGATAGAAGGCGTCGGATTGTCAGGAACGGTAGAGGGCCGGCAAGTCGGTATCGTGACGGCATCGTATCTGGACGACCGGCATTTGCCTTACAGCGAGAACGAATTCAGGGAATTGTCGCACCAGGGCAATTCCGTCAGTTATCTGCTTTCGGATGATCAGGTCGTCGGACTGGTTGCGGAGGGTGACGGAATCAAGCCGGATGCAAGAAAAACGGTTGAGGCGCTGAAAAACATGGGTATTGAGCCTGTTATGCTGACGGGCGACAATGAAGGTTTTGCACGATCCGTAGCCAAACGGGTCGGTATCACGGATTATCATGCCAGTCTGTTGCCGGAAGACAAGGAAAAAGTGATCGAGTCGTATCAGCATGGAAACAGACCGGTCGTGATGGTGGGAGACGGCGTGAACGATGCACCGGCCCTGGCAAGGGCCGATATCGGTATCGCGATCGGTGCAGGTACTGATGTGGCGATTGATTCGGCTGATGTGATTCTGGTCAGAAGTGATCCTTATGATGCGGTGCATTTCCTGAATCTGGCCAATAGCGCGTCGAGAAAAATCGTCCAGAATCTCTGGTGGGGTGCAGGGTACAATATCGTCGCCATTCCTCTGGCAGCTGGTATTCTGGCGCCGGCCGGCATTGTCCTGAGTCCGGCGGTCGGTGCCGTACTGATGTCGGTCAGTACGGTTATCGTAGCGATCAATGCCATGACGCTGAAGATGAAATAG
- a CDS encoding MOSC domain-containing protein, whose amino-acid sequence MRVFVGKTQETDMGFPSAIFKSEVFGELWLGPEGLEGDEQASPKIHGGAERALLQYPSIHYDWWKIRYPAKRDLFKPALFGENLSDNRWHEKNICIGDIFRWGDAVIQVSQPRSPCYKLSRRTGCDTLALAMQQNARCGWLYRVLQAGTVGAGMPFRFAERVSSVTVHEVMSVMFGNETGSPSMRSDDWQRLAETEGLSARWRKTLFRRIESGQIESWDARLTGQGI is encoded by the coding sequence ATGAGGGTTTTTGTCGGCAAGACACAGGAAACGGATATGGGATTTCCCAGTGCCATTTTCAAATCAGAAGTGTTCGGAGAATTGTGGCTGGGACCGGAAGGTCTTGAGGGAGACGAACAGGCTTCTCCCAAAATCCACGGTGGGGCGGAAAGGGCCTTGCTTCAATATCCTTCCATTCACTACGACTGGTGGAAGATTCGCTATCCCGCGAAACGCGATCTTTTCAAGCCTGCGCTTTTCGGGGAGAACCTGTCGGATAACCGCTGGCATGAGAAAAATATCTGTATCGGCGATATTTTCCGGTGGGGCGATGCTGTCATTCAGGTCAGTCAGCCACGATCGCCCTGTTACAAATTGTCCAGACGGACCGGGTGCGATACCCTGGCGCTGGCGATGCAGCAGAACGCCCGTTGCGGCTGGCTTTACCGCGTTTTGCAGGCCGGAACGGTCGGAGCCGGGATGCCTTTCCGGTTTGCGGAACGTGTCAGCAGTGTAACGGTTCATGAAGTCATGTCCGTTATGTTCGGCAATGAAACGGGAAGTCCCTCCATGAGATCCGATGACTGGCAACGGTTGGCCGAAACGGAAGGGTTGTCGGCAAGATGGCGGAAAACCCTGTTCAGACGTATCGAGTCAGGGCAGATCGAATCCTGGGATGCACGGTTGACAGGTCAGGGTATCTGA
- a CDS encoding sugar transporter: protein MQTPASRTTIREWLPLIALTFSAFIFNTSEFIPIGLLSDIAADFSISEAKAGMLISIYAWFVALLSLPLMLLASKMEYRKLLLWTVFLFAACQILSALAPGYYVLMASRIGVACTHAIFWSIASPLAVRIAPKGKITTALGMIVTGTSIAMIAGLPLGRIIGLYLSWRITFVCIAIAAFLVFLLLTIIFPKVPNANPFPLAELPSLLENRTLLGIYLFTALTTTAHYTGYSYIEPFLGQVAGLGENWITFVLVTFGISGIFGSFLFSRYFGKFPRLFIPITSAGLAVFMLLLRVSAYHLYTVILLCFLWGIAITEFSLVFQAEIIRFAPRATTIAMSIFSGIFNLGIGTGTLAGGGVCTWLSIPYIGYAGGAIAIIAFIYCIAKLLPLLKAEP, encoded by the coding sequence ATGCAAACACCAGCCAGCCGTACAACAATCAGGGAATGGTTGCCCCTGATTGCATTGACCTTTTCCGCTTTCATCTTCAATACATCGGAATTCATCCCTATCGGACTGCTTTCCGACATTGCCGCCGATTTCAGCATCAGCGAGGCGAAAGCCGGCATGCTGATTTCCATATATGCCTGGTTCGTGGCTCTTCTGTCGCTGCCGCTCATGCTGCTTGCATCAAAAATGGAATATCGCAAACTGCTGCTCTGGACGGTTTTTCTGTTTGCCGCCTGCCAGATACTGTCCGCTCTTGCACCGGGTTATTACGTCCTGATGGCATCAAGAATCGGTGTGGCCTGCACCCATGCCATATTCTGGTCAATCGCTTCCCCACTGGCCGTACGTATCGCACCGAAAGGCAAAATCACCACAGCACTGGGCATGATCGTCACCGGGACATCCATCGCCATGATCGCGGGACTCCCGTTGGGACGGATCATCGGCCTGTATCTCAGCTGGCGAATAACATTCGTCTGCATAGCCATCGCCGCTTTTCTCGTTTTCCTGCTACTGACCATCATTTTCCCGAAAGTCCCGAACGCCAACCCCTTCCCGCTGGCCGAACTGCCTTCCCTGCTTGAAAACAGGACACTTCTCGGTATTTACCTGTTCACAGCCCTTACGACAACGGCCCATTACACTGGATACAGCTACATCGAACCCTTTCTCGGACAAGTAGCAGGGCTGGGTGAAAACTGGATCACCTTCGTACTGGTCACTTTCGGGATTTCGGGAATCTTCGGCAGCTTTCTGTTTTCACGCTACTTCGGCAAATTTCCCCGGCTGTTCATCCCGATCACCTCGGCCGGACTGGCCGTTTTCATGTTGCTGTTGCGCGTATCCGCATACCATCTCTATACGGTCATTCTGCTCTGTTTTCTCTGGGGAATCGCCATCACGGAATTCAGCCTGGTCTTCCAGGCTGAAATAATCCGTTTCGCGCCTCGCGCCACAACCATCGCCATGTCCATCTTTTCAGGTATCTTCAATCTGGGCATCGGTACCGGAACCCTTGCGGGCGGTGGCGTTTGTACCTGGCTGTCCATTCCGTACATCGGCTATGCAGGAGGAGCAATCGCAATCATCGCGTTCATTTACTGCATCGCAAAACTGTTACCTCTCCTGAAAGCCGAACCATAA
- a CDS encoding solute carrier family 23 protein, with amino-acid sequence MRTEIVAGLTTFFAMACILVVNPQVLAAPFVLRGDTEYASQIANGVFFCDMSDRFSGSVFDGRLRQSTVRTGTRYGTECLFRIYRNSGKEYSCQRALALVSGLLFIFITAIRFRKACIRAIPQPVKSVMSADIGLFLALIGLENASVVVSNGTTFVGMIDFSLWNHTGAIVALAGLVVTGVLFEQVQDFWQVSFSSWIFPDCSEMHPVRLKCS; translated from the coding sequence ATGCGTACGGAAATAGTGGCCGGATTGACCACTTTCTTTGCCATGGCCTGTATTCTCGTCGTCAATCCGCAGGTGCTGGCCGCACCTTTTGTTTTGCGGGGAGACACGGAGTATGCCTCGCAGATAGCCAACGGCGTTTTTTTTTGTGACATGTCCGATCGCTTTTCCGGGAGCGTTTTTGATGGCCGTTTACGCCAAAGTACCGTTCGCACAGGCACTAGGTATGGAACTGAATGCCTTTTTCGCATATACCGTAATTCCGGGAAAGAATATTCCTGTCAGAGAGCACTGGCGCTTGTTTCTGGCCTTCTGTTCATTTTCATTACGGCAATCAGGTTCAGAAAGGCCTGTATCCGGGCGATACCCCAGCCGGTCAAGTCGGTGATGTCGGCAGACATCGGACTGTTTCTTGCGCTGATCGGTCTGGAAAACGCTTCTGTCGTGGTATCGAACGGTACGACTTTCGTGGGCATGATCGATTTTTCGCTGTGGAATCATACCGGCGCAATTGTGGCGTTGGCTGGACTGGTCGTGACCGGTGTCCTTTTCGAACAGGTGCAGGATTTCTGGCAAGTTTCTTTTTCCAGCTGGATTTTTCCGGACTGTTCAGAAATGCATCCAGTCCGGTTGAAATGCTCCTGA
- a CDS encoding NCS2 family permease → MLLILVMVVISFSRADMFDTVGTLPGTAKQARMLDENGEMLRMKEIMMCDVVVTTAGACLGSSTATVFVESSTGIAEGGWTGMTAFVTSLLFLASLVIAPVITIIPKAATAPALIFVGVLMMGSVREVDFSDMTAAIPSFVTIVFMPFTYSIANGIAFGLITYVLIQLLIGRIGKIHYLAVILSLLFVLRFAFMVTG, encoded by the coding sequence ATGCTCCTGATACTTGTTATGGTTGTCATTTCCTTTTCGCGGGCGGATATGTTCGATACCGTCGGCACTCTGCCTGGTACGGCCAAACAGGCCAGAATGCTGGACGAAAACGGTGAAATGCTGCGAATGAAAGAGATCATGATGTGCGACGTCGTTGTCACAACGGCAGGAGCCTGTCTCGGATCGTCTACCGCAACGGTTTTTGTGGAATCGAGTACGGGTATCGCCGAAGGCGGATGGACAGGTATGACAGCGTTTGTCACGTCATTGTTGTTTCTTGCATCGTTGGTCATCGCTCCGGTTATCACAATCATTCCGAAAGCCGCGACGGCACCTGCCCTGATATTTGTCGGGGTCCTGATGATGGGATCGGTCAGGGAGGTGGATTTCTCGGATATGACGGCGGCTATCCCGTCATTTGTCACAATCGTTTTCATGCCGTTCACATATTCCATTGCCAATGGCATCGCTTTCGGGCTCATTACCTATGTACTGATCCAGCTTTTGATAGGCCGGATCGGGAAAATCCATTATCTAGCGGTAATTCTCAGTCTTCTTTTTGTCTTGCGCTTTGCGTTTATGGTGACGGGATGA